A stretch of the Archangium violaceum genome encodes the following:
- a CDS encoding DUF4142 domain-containing protein yields MKRTIQGFLVAGTLVIGGSALAQQAGKAEGNKKGTAELRGFVVPTDERAFLERLHYTNQLEIKLGQLAQQNSMNPDVKAFGESMVREHTAADQKLMSMARSRGLKLSDTPKPLNDMEKKMISADKAVMEELQALKGDAFDSVYIANQVGDHDATLGKLMAGRQALSGNAQLTSMMDELSQNIAQHRQQAYSVLGKLGQAMTTGVGGAGSQGTSPAGSTGTGTTDMGGTPGTGTQPRK; encoded by the coding sequence ATGAAGCGCACGATTCAGGGGTTCCTCGTCGCTGGCACGCTGGTCATCGGTGGTTCCGCGCTCGCGCAGCAGGCAGGCAAGGCGGAGGGCAACAAGAAGGGAACGGCCGAGCTCCGCGGGTTCGTGGTGCCCACCGACGAGAGGGCCTTCCTCGAGCGGCTGCACTACACCAACCAACTGGAGATCAAGCTGGGCCAGCTCGCCCAGCAGAACTCCATGAACCCGGACGTGAAGGCCTTTGGTGAGAGCATGGTGCGCGAGCACACCGCCGCCGACCAGAAGCTGATGAGCATGGCGCGGAGCCGGGGCCTGAAGCTCTCCGACACGCCCAAGCCGCTCAACGACATGGAGAAGAAGATGATCTCCGCCGACAAGGCCGTCATGGAGGAGCTCCAGGCGCTCAAGGGCGATGCGTTCGACTCCGTCTACATCGCCAACCAGGTGGGGGACCATGACGCCACGCTCGGCAAGCTGATGGCCGGCCGGCAGGCGCTCAGCGGCAATGCCCAGCTCACCTCGATGATGGATGAGCTGTCCCAGAACATCGCCCAGCACCGCCAGCAGGCGTACTCCGTGCTCGGCAAGCTGGGCCAGGCCATGACGACCGGCGTCGGCGGCGCGGGCAGCCAGGGCACCAGCCCGGCGGGCTCCACGGGCACGGGTACCACCGATATGGGCGGCACCCCCGGCACCGGCACGCAGCCGAGGAAGTAG
- a CDS encoding protein-tyrosine phosphatase family protein, with the protein MLQHGWSLNLDWVTPELAVGGRFPIEAAEHLARSLSIRHVVDVRREACDDERVLREHGISLLHLPTEDLCSISRHMLEQGVRWVNGHLSRGNKVYIHCEHGIGRSALLALCVLVDLGHAPLDALSLAKRARPRVSPSPEQLETFIAWSEERRVMRSLPWRTPTFDELADIAYSHLRPSPSVV; encoded by the coding sequence ATGCTTCAACACGGCTGGTCATTGAATCTGGACTGGGTGACACCCGAGCTGGCCGTGGGGGGCCGCTTCCCCATCGAGGCCGCGGAGCACCTGGCCCGGAGTCTCTCCATCCGTCACGTCGTCGACGTTCGCCGCGAGGCCTGTGATGACGAGCGGGTCCTGCGCGAGCACGGCATTTCCCTGCTGCACCTGCCCACGGAGGACCTGTGCTCCATCAGCCGGCACATGCTCGAGCAGGGGGTGCGATGGGTGAACGGCCACCTGTCGCGGGGAAACAAGGTCTACATCCACTGCGAGCACGGAATCGGCCGCAGCGCGCTGCTGGCCCTCTGCGTGCTGGTGGACCTCGGCCATGCACCGCTGGACGCGCTCTCCCTGGCCAAGCGTGCGCGCCCGCGCGTGTCGCCCAGTCCCGAGCAGCTCGAGACCTTCATCGCCTGGTCCGAGGAGCGCCGCGTGATGCGGTCGCTCCCCTGGCGTACGCCCACCTTCGACGAGCTGGCCGACATCGCCTACAGCCACCTGCGGCCGTCCCCGTCCGTGGTCTGA
- a CDS encoding cation:proton antiporter, with translation MHDAHDFLLALAMVLCVAAVTSVVFQRLHQPIVLGYIIAGLIIGPHVPIPLVADAAIVHTLSELGVILLMFSLGLEFSLRKLWQVGPTAGLTAIIQCSLMIWLGFVVGRAFGWTSRESIFTGAIIAISSTTIIAKAFDEQGIQGKLREIVVGVLIVEDLIAILLMATLTAISTGAGLSAGQLTLTVGRLALFLVGLVGVGLLVIPRTVRAVHRLQRPETLLVASIGICFAIALLAQSFGYSVALGAFLAGSLVAESGKEKDVEHLVQPVRDMFAAIFFVSVGMIIDPALIAQHWLAVVVLTVVVILGKLVGVALGVFLTGSGTRTAIQSGMSLAQIGEFSFIIAGLGLSLNATGQFLYPIAVAVSAITTLTTPFLIRASGPVANMVDRKLPKPLQTFAVLYGSWVEELRSAPPRQTAGAKIRRKIRLLLLDAALLAAIIIGTSVWLDRIAAAVESSIGLDAPVARLLVIGLASALATPFCVGVVQVARALGTLLAETAFPAAEGRLDRAAAPRRALLVTLQLASVLIVGAPLVALTQPFLPGILGAAALLVLLIVLGVAFWRSATNLQGHVRAGSQVIVAALAAQAHHDRKAAPHGRALKTVHAILPGLGEPTPVRLERSSPAVGRTLAELNLRGMTGATVLAIRRGEEQVVVPTANELLRAGDVLALAGTHEAIDAARAVLDGSPPPEQAAPA, from the coding sequence ATGCACGATGCACACGACTTCCTCCTGGCCCTGGCGATGGTCCTCTGCGTCGCGGCGGTGACGTCCGTCGTCTTCCAACGGCTGCATCAACCCATCGTGCTCGGGTACATCATCGCGGGGCTCATCATCGGTCCTCACGTCCCCATCCCCCTCGTCGCGGACGCCGCCATCGTCCACACGCTGTCGGAGCTGGGCGTCATCCTCCTCATGTTCTCGCTCGGGCTGGAGTTCAGCCTGCGCAAGCTGTGGCAGGTGGGGCCCACCGCGGGGCTCACCGCCATCATCCAGTGCAGCCTGATGATCTGGCTGGGCTTCGTCGTGGGCCGGGCCTTCGGCTGGACGTCACGCGAGAGCATCTTCACGGGCGCCATCATCGCCATCTCCAGCACGACCATCATCGCCAAGGCCTTCGACGAGCAGGGCATCCAGGGCAAGCTGCGGGAGATCGTCGTCGGCGTGCTCATCGTCGAGGACCTCATCGCCATCCTGCTGATGGCGACCCTCACGGCCATCTCCACCGGCGCGGGCCTGTCGGCGGGGCAGTTGACCCTCACCGTCGGCCGGCTGGCCCTGTTCCTGGTGGGGCTCGTCGGAGTGGGGCTGCTGGTCATCCCCCGCACCGTGCGCGCCGTCCATCGACTCCAGCGCCCGGAGACGCTGCTGGTGGCGAGCATCGGCATCTGCTTCGCCATCGCGCTGCTCGCGCAGTCCTTCGGCTACTCGGTGGCGCTCGGCGCGTTCCTGGCGGGCTCGCTCGTCGCCGAGTCCGGCAAGGAGAAGGACGTCGAGCACCTCGTCCAACCGGTGCGGGACATGTTCGCCGCCATCTTCTTCGTCTCGGTGGGAATGATCATCGACCCGGCGCTCATCGCCCAACACTGGCTGGCGGTGGTCGTGCTGACCGTGGTGGTCATCCTCGGCAAGCTCGTGGGGGTCGCCCTGGGCGTGTTCCTCACGGGCAGCGGGACGCGCACCGCGATCCAATCGGGCATGAGCCTGGCGCAGATTGGCGAGTTCTCCTTCATCATCGCGGGCCTGGGCCTGTCGCTGAACGCCACGGGGCAGTTCCTCTACCCCATCGCCGTGGCCGTGTCGGCGATCACCACCCTCACCACGCCCTTCCTCATCCGGGCCTCGGGTCCGGTCGCCAACATGGTGGACCGCAAGCTGCCCAAGCCGCTCCAGACCTTCGCGGTCCTCTATGGGAGCTGGGTGGAGGAGCTCCGCTCCGCGCCGCCCCGGCAGACCGCCGGCGCGAAGATCCGCCGGAAGATCCGCCTCCTGCTGCTCGATGCGGCCCTGCTCGCGGCGATCATCATCGGGACGTCCGTGTGGCTCGACAGGATCGCCGCGGCCGTCGAGAGCTCGATCGGACTGGACGCCCCGGTGGCGCGGCTGCTCGTCATCGGGCTGGCCTCCGCCCTCGCGACTCCGTTCTGCGTGGGTGTCGTCCAGGTGGCCCGGGCCCTGGGGACGCTGCTCGCGGAGACGGCCTTTCCGGCGGCGGAGGGCCGGTTGGACAGGGCCGCCGCGCCACGCCGCGCGCTCCTCGTGACGCTCCAGCTGGCGAGCGTCCTCATCGTGGGCGCGCCCCTCGTCGCCCTCACCCAGCCCTTCCTCCCGGGCATCCTCGGCGCGGCCGCGCTGCTCGTCCTGCTCATCGTGCTCGGCGTGGCGTTCTGGCGCAGCGCCACCAACCTCCAGGGGCATGTCCGCGCGGGCTCACAGGTCATCGTCGCGGCACTCGCCGCCCAGGCCCACCACGACAGGAAGGCGGCGCCACATGGCAGGGCGCTGAAGACCGTTCATGCCATCCTCCCCGGCCTTGGCGAGCCGACTCCCGTGCGGCTCGAGCGCTCCAGCCCGGCCGTGGGACGGACGCTCGCGGAGCTGAACCTGCGCGGGATGACGGGCGCCACGGTGCTCGCCATCCGGCGCGGAGAGGAACAGGTGGTCGTTCCCACCGCGAACGAGCTGCTGCGAGCGGGAGATGTCCTCGCGCTGGCCGGCACGCACGAGGCCATCGACGCGGCCAGGGCCGTGCTCGACGGGAGCCCCCCGCCCGAGCAGGCCGCTCCCGCCTGA
- a CDS encoding pilus assembly protein N-terminal domain-containing protein, translated as MSRFSLFVPLAALLLGLLPPPAAAWPVDVSVPLEAGKERFHKLSAVEWVEVEDPSIATAEVLAGSNELLLTGVKPGRTLLLLYAEGKFAVWRLSVGAPGRPPEPEPFTEPLAAARKACPGLRTTEGSERTLMAEVKNARCREALRALLKTDAYLARELELTFELPLLQEQLTTLSPVLKGLGLGASYRGAGLVLEGTTSPEGHRRALWELFRQSLGRVPLEDRVTVERPASPDAGTPADAGR; from the coding sequence GTGAGCCGCTTTTCCCTGTTCGTCCCGTTGGCCGCGCTCCTGCTGGGCCTGCTTCCTCCTCCTGCCGCCGCCTGGCCGGTGGACGTGTCGGTGCCACTGGAGGCCGGCAAGGAGCGCTTCCACAAGTTGAGCGCGGTGGAGTGGGTGGAGGTGGAGGACCCGTCCATCGCCACGGCGGAGGTGCTCGCGGGGAGCAACGAGCTGCTGCTCACGGGCGTGAAGCCCGGGCGCACGCTGCTGCTGCTGTACGCGGAGGGGAAGTTCGCGGTGTGGCGGCTGTCGGTGGGCGCGCCGGGCCGGCCTCCCGAGCCCGAGCCCTTCACGGAGCCGCTGGCCGCCGCGCGCAAGGCCTGCCCGGGGCTGAGGACCACCGAGGGCTCCGAGCGCACGCTGATGGCCGAGGTGAAGAACGCGCGCTGCCGCGAGGCCCTGCGCGCCTTGCTGAAGACGGACGCGTACCTCGCGCGCGAGCTGGAGCTGACCTTCGAGCTGCCCCTGCTGCAGGAGCAGCTCACCACCCTGTCGCCCGTGCTGAAGGGCCTGGGCCTCGGCGCGAGCTATCGCGGGGCGGGGCTGGTGCTGGAGGGCACCACCTCGCCGGAGGGGCACCGCCGCGCGCTGTGGGAGCTGTTCCGCCAGTCCCTGGGCCGCGTGCCGCTGGAGGACCGCGTCACCGTGGAGCGGCCGGCGAGCCCCGACGCCGGCACTCCCGCCGACGCCGGACGCTGA
- a CDS encoding hemolysin family protein, whose amino-acid sequence MPTWVLWTACLALVFLRGFIAAAESALYGTSDLRAQELAQSQPGAGGRVLRHKTEREATATALRVGMVLSGFLAAAIGSFVPPQLLDFTRWGESAWLDVATVLAGALLVGVLATLIEVTMRGLANAGAERWALRLSWLVSLLVFLFYPPMRLLMGPINLVARGFGRTLRFEPPPPPLEELEKLLAAQAAKEEVDQSAPQLIRSIFELSDKRCRDVMVPRTEVVCVDISTPSEEVLRLLAEENHSRIPVYRDDVDHILGVLHARDLIPLLQHPELIVLQDTIRPAHFVPWLKPIGDLLREMQRKKIHMAIVVDEYGGFMGIVTLEDILREIVGDIGDEFEVEEKQVEKQQDGSYLVDAALEVEQFTQTFGFELPEGDFDTLGGFLSSLAGHLPDVGERFVYDGWAFIVHAKEGARIDRVRMTKLKATTKEPTSPKDSSGTKEAAGQELKA is encoded by the coding sequence ATGCCTACCTGGGTCCTCTGGACCGCCTGCCTGGCCCTCGTCTTCCTCCGGGGCTTCATCGCCGCCGCCGAGTCCGCCCTCTATGGGACCTCCGATCTGCGCGCGCAGGAGTTGGCGCAGTCCCAACCGGGCGCGGGCGGCCGCGTGCTCCGCCACAAGACCGAGCGCGAGGCCACCGCCACCGCCCTGCGCGTGGGCATGGTCCTCAGTGGTTTCCTCGCCGCCGCCATCGGCTCCTTCGTGCCACCGCAGCTGCTCGACTTCACCCGCTGGGGCGAGTCCGCCTGGCTGGACGTGGCCACCGTGCTCGCGGGGGCCCTCCTGGTGGGCGTGCTCGCCACCCTCATCGAGGTGACGATGCGGGGCCTGGCCAACGCGGGTGCCGAGCGCTGGGCGCTGCGCCTGTCCTGGCTCGTCTCGCTGCTCGTCTTCCTCTTCTACCCGCCCATGCGTCTGCTCATGGGTCCCATCAACCTCGTGGCCCGTGGCTTCGGCCGCACCCTGCGCTTCGAGCCCCCGCCTCCACCCCTCGAGGAGCTGGAGAAGCTGCTCGCCGCCCAGGCCGCCAAGGAGGAGGTGGATCAGAGCGCGCCCCAGCTCATCCGCTCCATCTTCGAGCTGTCCGACAAGCGCTGCCGCGACGTGATGGTGCCCCGCACCGAGGTGGTGTGCGTGGACATCTCCACCCCGTCCGAGGAGGTGCTGCGCCTGCTCGCGGAGGAGAACCACTCGCGCATCCCCGTCTACCGGGACGACGTGGACCACATCCTCGGCGTCCTCCACGCGCGAGACCTGATTCCGCTGCTCCAGCACCCCGAGCTCATCGTCCTTCAGGACACCATCCGTCCCGCCCACTTCGTGCCGTGGCTCAAGCCGATTGGAGATCTGCTGCGCGAGATGCAGCGCAAGAAGATCCACATGGCCATCGTCGTGGACGAGTACGGCGGCTTCATGGGGATCGTCACGCTGGAGGACATCCTCCGGGAGATCGTCGGCGACATCGGCGACGAGTTCGAGGTGGAGGAGAAGCAGGTCGAGAAGCAGCAGGATGGCAGCTACCTGGTGGACGCGGCCCTGGAGGTGGAGCAGTTCACCCAGACGTTCGGCTTCGAGCTGCCGGAAGGCGACTTCGACACCCTGGGCGGCTTCCTGTCATCGCTGGCCGGCCACCTGCCGGACGTGGGCGAGCGCTTCGTCTACGACGGCTGGGCCTTCATCGTTCACGCCAAGGAGGGCGCGCGCATCGACCGCGTGCGGATGACGAAGCTCAAGGCGACCACCAAGGAGCCCACGTCTCCCAAGGACAGCTCGGGCACCAAGGAGGCCGCGGGCCAGGAGCTCAAGGCCTGA
- a CDS encoding serine/threonine protein kinase, with translation MAEVYQVRAKSSTQRSPGEPDEVVLKRLLPTYRNDGAYVKAFVDEARLTVRLRHPNIVRTFRLFKAGPDYLMVQELVPGRTLGFMQELLVKAGAAMPPAAACYISWCILKALDYIHRAKVGEGGATVIHRDVNPTNILLSVTGEVKLTDFGVADVEGVMRGDTGALRGTLPYMSPEQVLGQPVDARSDLYSVGVILWELLANRRLYTADGEAELMYRVRDARAPLLSTLQPELPDYAVQVVRKALFADKARRFQSASEFIRALEALSRRTGWPLGVEALKPLLGG, from the coding sequence ATGGCCGAGGTGTACCAGGTGCGTGCGAAGTCCTCGACGCAGCGCTCGCCGGGTGAGCCGGACGAAGTGGTGCTCAAGCGGCTGTTGCCCACGTACCGCAACGATGGCGCGTACGTGAAGGCCTTCGTCGACGAGGCGAGGCTCACCGTGCGCCTGCGCCACCCGAACATCGTGCGCACCTTCCGCCTCTTCAAGGCGGGGCCGGACTACCTGATGGTGCAGGAGCTGGTGCCGGGCCGCACGCTGGGCTTCATGCAGGAGCTGCTGGTGAAGGCGGGAGCGGCGATGCCGCCGGCGGCCGCCTGCTACATCTCCTGGTGCATCCTCAAGGCGCTGGACTACATCCACCGGGCGAAGGTGGGCGAGGGCGGTGCCACCGTCATCCACCGCGACGTCAACCCCACCAACATCCTGCTGAGCGTGACGGGGGAGGTGAAGCTCACCGACTTCGGCGTGGCGGACGTGGAGGGCGTGATGCGCGGGGACACGGGCGCGCTGCGCGGCACGCTGCCGTACATGAGCCCGGAGCAGGTGCTGGGGCAGCCGGTGGATGCGCGCAGCGATCTGTACTCGGTGGGCGTCATCCTCTGGGAGCTGCTGGCCAACCGGCGCCTGTACACCGCGGACGGCGAGGCGGAGTTGATGTACCGGGTGCGGGACGCGCGGGCGCCGCTGCTGTCCACGCTCCAGCCGGAGCTGCCGGACTACGCGGTGCAGGTGGTGCGCAAGGCCCTCTTCGCGGACAAGGCGCGGCGCTTCCAGTCGGCCTCGGAGTTCATCCGTGCGTTGGAGGCACTGTCGCGCCGCACCGGGTGGCCGCTCGGGGTGGAGGCGCTCAAGCCACTGCTGGGGGGCTGA
- the glgA gene encoding glycogen synthase GlgA: MKILYVASEVTPFSKTGGLGDVAGSLPAALAELGHEVKIVTPRYASIKTDRLTPTGHHLELRFPFGIERGPILSLRQSPTLEVLFLENEHFYGRGGIYGDAWGEFGDNHRRFAYLSLGALQAAQRLGFHPDIIHVNDWQTGLVPVALQRGYQGTPLARARSVFTIHNLAYQGQFNKHVMEDLGLPWELFNAEHGLEFYDTVNFLKGGIQFADALTTVSPTYAKEIQQPEGGASLDGLLRRRQGVLTGILNGIDVHEWSPETDTYLPARYGANDLSGKAVCRRELLRRFGLREDTSAPVFGIVSRLAWQKGIDLLLEVMPQALHSDIRFIAVGSGEGHYEDGLRALQHHFPQQVGTFIGFDQGLSHLVEAGADFFIMPSRYEPCGLNQMYSLRYGTVPIVRATGGLVDTVEGGLDGNGILFEAFHPTALLAALRRAQALYAEPERLLAFRRRGMGKDFSWAASARKYERLFASL, encoded by the coding sequence ATGAAGATTCTCTACGTGGCCTCCGAAGTAACGCCCTTCTCCAAGACGGGCGGACTCGGAGACGTGGCCGGCTCCCTGCCCGCGGCGCTCGCGGAGCTGGGCCACGAGGTGAAGATCGTCACTCCTCGTTACGCGTCCATCAAAACGGATCGCCTCACCCCCACCGGCCATCACCTGGAGTTGCGCTTCCCCTTCGGCATCGAGCGCGGGCCCATCCTCTCCCTGCGTCAGTCCCCCACCCTGGAGGTCCTCTTCCTGGAGAACGAGCACTTCTACGGCCGGGGCGGCATCTACGGGGACGCCTGGGGCGAGTTCGGTGACAACCACCGGCGCTTCGCCTACCTGTCGCTCGGCGCGCTCCAGGCCGCCCAGCGCCTGGGGTTCCACCCGGACATCATCCACGTCAACGACTGGCAGACGGGACTGGTGCCGGTGGCGCTCCAGCGCGGCTACCAGGGGACGCCCCTGGCGCGGGCACGCAGCGTGTTCACCATCCACAACCTCGCCTACCAGGGACAGTTCAACAAGCACGTCATGGAGGACCTGGGGCTGCCCTGGGAGCTCTTCAACGCCGAGCATGGGCTCGAGTTCTACGACACGGTCAACTTCCTCAAGGGCGGCATCCAGTTCGCCGATGCCCTCACCACCGTGTCGCCCACCTACGCGAAGGAGATTCAACAGCCGGAGGGCGGGGCCAGCCTGGACGGGTTGCTGCGCCGGCGGCAGGGGGTGCTCACCGGCATCCTCAATGGCATCGACGTGCACGAGTGGAGCCCGGAGACGGACACGTACCTCCCGGCGCGCTACGGGGCGAACGATCTGTCGGGGAAGGCCGTCTGCCGGCGCGAGCTGCTGCGCCGCTTCGGGTTGAGGGAGGACACCTCGGCCCCGGTGTTCGGCATCGTCTCGCGGCTGGCCTGGCAGAAGGGGATTGATCTGCTGCTGGAGGTGATGCCCCAGGCGCTCCACTCGGACATCCGCTTCATCGCGGTGGGCAGCGGCGAGGGCCACTACGAGGATGGGCTGCGCGCCCTCCAGCACCACTTCCCCCAGCAGGTGGGGACGTTCATCGGCTTCGACCAGGGGCTGTCCCACCTGGTGGAGGCGGGGGCGGACTTCTTCATCATGCCCAGCCGCTACGAGCCGTGTGGCCTCAACCAGATGTACTCGCTGCGCTACGGCACCGTGCCCATCGTCCGGGCCACGGGAGGTCTGGTGGACACGGTGGAAGGGGGGCTGGACGGCAACGGCATCCTCTTCGAGGCCTTCCACCCCACGGCGCTGCTGGCGGCACTGCGGCGGGCGCAAGCCCTCTACGCCGAGCCCGAGCGCCTGCTGGCCTTCCGGCGCAGGGGCATGGGCAAGGACTTCTCCTGGGCGGCGTCGGCTCGCAAGTACGAGCGCCTCTTCGCTTCCTTGTGA
- the pdxH gene encoding pyridoxamine 5'-phosphate oxidase: MVEGVELPQDPIQRFAALFEEAKRVIPVDPNAVIVASVGPEGRPSSRVVLLKDFDERGFVFYTNLQSRKGRELLAHPWAALCFFWQPLERQVRVEGRVERVSDEEADAYFQSRPRGSQVGAWASLQSQPLPSRELLESRVEELTRKYEGQTVPRPPHWSGLRVVPDRIEFWHARPSRLHDRLVYLREGKGWKTDILYP, encoded by the coding sequence ATGGTGGAGGGCGTGGAGCTACCCCAGGATCCCATCCAACGCTTCGCGGCCCTCTTCGAGGAAGCGAAGCGAGTCATCCCCGTGGACCCCAACGCCGTGATCGTGGCGTCCGTGGGGCCCGAGGGCAGGCCGTCCTCGCGCGTGGTGCTGCTCAAGGACTTCGACGAGCGAGGCTTCGTCTTCTACACCAACCTCCAGAGCCGCAAGGGGCGGGAGCTGCTGGCCCACCCGTGGGCGGCGCTCTGCTTCTTCTGGCAGCCGCTGGAACGCCAGGTGCGGGTGGAGGGGCGAGTGGAGCGCGTGTCGGACGAGGAGGCGGACGCGTACTTCCAGAGCCGGCCCCGCGGAAGCCAGGTGGGCGCGTGGGCGAGCCTGCAGAGCCAGCCTTTGCCCTCGCGCGAGCTGCTGGAGTCGCGCGTGGAGGAGCTCACGCGCAAGTACGAGGGGCAGACCGTGCCCCGGCCGCCGCACTGGTCCGGCCTGCGGGTGGTGCCCGACCGCATCGAGTTCTGGCACGCGCGTCCGAGCCGGCTCCACGATCGGCTCGTCTACCTGCGCGAGGGCAAAGGCTGGAAGACGGACATCCTCTATCCGTGA
- a CDS encoding SDR family oxidoreductase gives MRYAITGASRGLGLEFVRQLLNRGDSIDAGVRSPSEAKQLQSLAHEAGGRLRIHALDISDARSVDAFAAAVGEGQPLDVLINNAGVYGKEGTLTALDYESLADTFSVNTLGPLRLSAALLPALRRGSARRIIHITSKMGSIGDNGEGGSYAYRISKAAMNMAMRNMHLELHREGFVTVSLHPGWVQTDMGGPQAPLRPEDSVRGMLNVIDRLRAQDGGRFFSYEGQEISW, from the coding sequence ATGCGCTATGCCATCACCGGTGCCAGCCGGGGTCTGGGTCTCGAGTTCGTTCGTCAGCTGCTCAACCGTGGTGACTCCATCGACGCGGGAGTCCGCTCACCCTCCGAGGCGAAACAACTCCAGTCACTCGCCCATGAGGCGGGGGGCCGGCTCCGGATTCATGCGCTCGACATCTCCGACGCCAGGAGCGTGGACGCCTTCGCCGCCGCGGTGGGGGAGGGCCAGCCCCTGGATGTGCTCATCAACAACGCGGGCGTGTACGGGAAGGAGGGGACGCTGACCGCGCTCGACTACGAGTCGCTGGCCGACACCTTCTCCGTCAACACGCTGGGCCCCCTGCGCCTGTCCGCCGCGCTGCTGCCGGCCCTGCGGCGGGGCTCGGCGCGCCGCATCATCCACATCACCTCGAAGATGGGCTCCATCGGCGACAACGGAGAGGGGGGCTCCTACGCCTACCGCATCTCCAAGGCCGCCATGAACATGGCCATGCGCAACATGCACCTGGAGCTGCACCGCGAGGGCTTCGTCACCGTCTCCCTGCACCCGGGCTGGGTGCAGACGGACATGGGCGGCCCCCAGGCGCCGCTGCGCCCCGAGGACTCCGTGCGCGGGATGCTCAACGTCATCGACCGGCTCCGCGCGCAGGACGGGGGCCGGTTCTTCAGCTACGAGGGCCAGGAGATTTCCTGGTAG
- the hemG gene encoding protoporphyrinogen oxidase yields MSVVIIGGGISGLALAHGLRARGTEVTLLEAGPKLGGNIQTLSRDGFIIEAGPNSFVDREPTLRQLAASLGIEGRIRTADPAAKRRYIYSRGKLREVPSSPPALLKSDVVPLGAKLRMMGELFTRRAPDGDESLADFGRRHVGRTATAVLVDAMQTGIYAGDVEALSVGAVFPKVVELEKQHRSLVLGMVRTQKAARKALPPGEGAPKPSGAVSSFDGGLGVLVDALARSLGTAARTGVRVEGLRREGNGWRLAVEEHGQRAELTADRVVLAVPAYVAAKLLRPLDETLAARVEGIAYAPVAVVHLGFAPGSLPPPDGFGFLVPTLERRRVLGVIHASSTFPWRAEGGRILLTCMVGGAKRPDLVELDDAALVTLAREELRELAGVTAEPSFTEVFHWKRGIPQYNVGHLERVAAIDEGVARLPGLYLTGNAYKGVGLTDCIRNANALVDTLAR; encoded by the coding sequence ATGAGCGTCGTAATCATTGGCGGTGGAATCAGCGGTCTGGCGCTGGCTCATGGGCTGCGCGCGCGAGGAACCGAGGTGACGCTGCTGGAGGCGGGCCCGAAGCTGGGGGGCAACATCCAGACGCTGAGCCGGGACGGGTTCATCATCGAGGCGGGCCCCAACAGCTTCGTGGACCGGGAGCCCACGCTGCGCCAGCTGGCGGCGAGCCTGGGCATCGAGGGGCGCATCCGCACGGCGGACCCCGCGGCGAAGCGGCGCTACATCTACTCGCGAGGGAAGCTGCGGGAGGTGCCCTCGTCACCGCCGGCCCTGCTGAAGTCGGACGTGGTGCCGCTGGGGGCGAAGCTGCGGATGATGGGCGAGCTCTTCACCCGGCGCGCGCCGGATGGGGACGAGTCACTGGCGGACTTCGGGCGGCGGCACGTGGGGCGCACGGCGACGGCGGTGCTGGTGGACGCGATGCAGACGGGCATCTACGCGGGCGACGTGGAGGCGCTGAGCGTGGGCGCCGTCTTCCCCAAGGTGGTGGAGTTGGAGAAGCAGCACCGCAGCCTCGTGCTGGGCATGGTGCGGACCCAGAAGGCGGCGCGCAAGGCACTGCCCCCGGGCGAGGGCGCGCCGAAGCCGTCGGGCGCGGTCTCCTCGTTCGACGGAGGCCTGGGGGTGCTGGTGGACGCCCTGGCGCGATCGCTCGGAACAGCGGCGCGCACGGGAGTGCGGGTGGAGGGGTTGCGGCGCGAGGGGAACGGCTGGCGGCTCGCGGTGGAGGAGCACGGGCAGCGGGCGGAGCTCACCGCGGACCGGGTGGTGCTCGCGGTGCCGGCGTACGTGGCGGCGAAGCTGCTGCGGCCCCTGGACGAGACGCTCGCGGCGCGCGTGGAGGGCATCGCCTACGCACCCGTCGCGGTGGTGCACCTGGGCTTCGCGCCGGGCAGCCTGCCGCCTCCGGATGGCTTCGGATTCCTCGTGCCCACGCTGGAGCGGCGACGCGTCCTGGGCGTCATCCACGCCTCCTCGACCTTCCCCTGGCGCGCCGAGGGCGGACGCATCCTCCTCACGTGCATGGTGGGCGGGGCGAAGCGGCCGGATCTGGTGGAGCTGGACGACGCGGCGCTGGTGACGCTCGCGCGCGAGGAGCTGCGGGAGCTGGCGGGAGTGACGGCCGAGCCCTCCTTCACCGAGGTCTTCCACTGGAAGCGAGGCATCCCCCAGTACAACGTGGGCCACCTGGAGCGGGTGGCGGCCATCGACGAGGGCGTGGCCCGCCTGCCCGGGCTGTACCTCACCGGCAACGCCTACAAGGGCGTGGGCCTCACCGACTGCATCCGCAACGCCAACGCGCTGGTGGACACACTCGCGCGCTGA